The following proteins are co-located in the Marispirochaeta aestuarii genome:
- a CDS encoding HPr family phosphocarrier protein, translating to MGFHSRDQIVVDDAFLSLISSKTKYLITMLREAEERNGGFHYTRPFLGRLNLESRIIEELLDEYGARHNMSWYAFRRSIAAVKAFSQIVHNISHISASFPCYRIISVKEDFLAATKKTLKESTAALKNSMENLLKEAEHHGLEPGEVVQDFSEHLPEGTLRQDRPRRHLENPGPTIVNLATTFLNLSEDTELFGIRDRNKHLRYLDYVPEPVSEARIRNMEHALHSLQSTYDTYLLDSDAEERDEDLLVLRGHVSTIFHLLETGTVLSHYYERHMLNQDAVVIGEDTLLSILIDYILAFSSRFFNAARELCRNIIHSYAVQGTISVPVPQYRGFHVRPSTLVAKIVTHYGSDVTLRLNGQSFNAASPLELFRVNEAINAAKRKTLGGIVCEIAETMGSVPREEGVMKKALRRLIVKLLENHQIVMYEADFSLEEISYIEGETLAEFATRGIAHLLALGRIDIRTGITVEFSGDTRVLSDLKLLAENGYGEDNYGNNIMLPAELSYLRR from the coding sequence ATGGGTTTTCACAGTAGAGATCAGATCGTCGTCGACGATGCCTTCCTGTCATTAATATCTTCCAAAACCAAATATCTCATTACGATGCTGAGAGAAGCGGAAGAGCGAAACGGTGGTTTTCATTATACCCGTCCCTTTCTCGGGCGGCTGAACCTTGAAAGCCGGATAATCGAGGAGCTCCTGGACGAGTACGGCGCCCGACATAACATGTCCTGGTACGCCTTCCGACGTTCCATAGCGGCGGTTAAGGCCTTCTCGCAGATTGTCCATAATATTTCCCATATAAGCGCCTCCTTTCCCTGCTACAGGATAATCTCGGTAAAAGAGGATTTTCTCGCAGCCACCAAAAAGACCCTCAAAGAGAGCACCGCCGCCCTGAAAAACTCCATGGAGAACCTGCTGAAGGAGGCGGAACACCACGGACTTGAACCCGGCGAAGTCGTACAGGACTTCTCCGAACATCTTCCTGAGGGGACCCTGCGTCAGGATCGCCCCAGAAGACATCTGGAGAATCCCGGTCCCACCATTGTGAATCTCGCAACGACCTTTCTTAATCTTTCAGAGGATACGGAACTGTTTGGGATACGGGACAGAAACAAGCATCTGCGATATCTCGATTATGTTCCTGAACCGGTTTCGGAAGCCCGGATCCGCAATATGGAGCATGCCCTTCACTCCCTTCAATCGACCTACGATACCTATCTTCTGGATTCAGATGCGGAGGAACGGGATGAAGACCTTCTTGTTCTTCGGGGCCACGTAAGCACCATATTCCATCTGCTGGAGACGGGGACCGTCCTCAGCCACTATTACGAACGGCACATGCTGAATCAGGACGCCGTGGTGATAGGCGAGGACACACTTCTGTCCATTCTCATCGACTATATCCTGGCCTTTTCGTCCCGTTTCTTTAATGCCGCCCGGGAACTGTGCCGGAACATCATTCACTCCTACGCCGTCCAGGGGACCATATCCGTCCCGGTTCCCCAGTACAGGGGCTTCCATGTACGTCCCTCCACGCTGGTGGCGAAGATCGTTACCCATTACGGCAGCGATGTTACCCTCCGGCTGAACGGACAGAGCTTCAATGCCGCAAGTCCCCTGGAACTGTTCAGGGTAAACGAAGCGATCAATGCGGCCAAGCGCAAAACCCTGGGGGGTATTGTCTGTGAAATAGCCGAGACCATGGGCAGTGTTCCCCGGGAAGAGGGAGTCATGAAAAAGGCCCTGCGGCGTCTTATTGTCAAGCTCCTGGAGAACCATCAGATTGTAATGTATGAGGCTGATTTTTCCCTGGAGGAGATATCCTACATCGAGGGAGAGACCCTGGCGGAATTCGCAACCCGGGGTATTGCCCATCTGCTTGCCCTGGGACGCATCGATATCCGTACCGGTATTACCGTCGAATTTTCCGGTGATACCCGGGTGCTTTCAGATCTCAAGCTCCTGGCGGAGAACGGGTACGGGGAAGACAATTACGGTAATAACATAATGCTGCCTGCGGAACTCTCCTATCTGCGCCGATAA
- a CDS encoding nucleotidyl cyclase domain-containing protein, with product MQISKSLLRISIKSLVESMDLPTMVHIAKDLLPGYNLHERMGIRESMAIPNLDASRRIIDDLIRDDRFLDFVSYLIRYEEEGVMGRRISVAYLRDILKEVYSQGYLFDKDQRMFVEDPRIRKTRNWGVLRPGNEYTICFLRIDIAGNTELVKSNSTDTVHRSYGFLRETVHASVERRNGRVWMWEGDGGVAAFFFGNRNQAAALAAMEILHELFLYNKTSCPLSTPLSVRIGVHSGLCEYTEDNAALIKSETLQQLVNLEKSHTLPMHCTISIVVREMLDHLVSSQFLPVRSNNLIHYTYSLELEE from the coding sequence GTGCAGATTTCAAAGAGTCTATTACGGATATCAATAAAATCTCTGGTGGAGTCCATGGACCTGCCCACCATGGTCCATATCGCGAAGGACCTGTTGCCCGGCTACAATCTTCACGAACGGATGGGGATTCGCGAGAGCATGGCCATTCCGAACCTCGATGCCTCCCGCCGTATAATTGACGACCTGATCAGGGACGACAGGTTTCTCGACTTTGTCTCCTATCTTATCCGTTATGAAGAAGAGGGCGTCATGGGACGGCGCATAAGCGTCGCCTACCTGCGGGATATACTCAAGGAAGTCTACTCCCAGGGCTACCTCTTCGATAAGGACCAGCGCATGTTCGTGGAAGATCCCCGGATTCGGAAAACCCGAAACTGGGGAGTACTGCGTCCGGGGAATGAGTACACCATCTGTTTTCTGCGGATCGATATCGCCGGCAACACGGAGCTGGTTAAAAGCAACAGCACCGATACAGTTCACCGTTCCTACGGTTTTCTGCGGGAGACGGTGCACGCATCGGTGGAACGGCGCAACGGCAGAGTCTGGATGTGGGAGGGAGACGGAGGTGTGGCGGCCTTCTTTTTCGGAAACCGGAACCAGGCGGCGGCCCTGGCGGCGATGGAGATACTCCATGAACTGTTCCTGTACAACAAAACCAGCTGTCCCCTTTCCACACCGCTGTCCGTACGAATCGGAGTCCACTCAGGACTGTGTGAGTATACCGAGGATAATGCGGCGCTGATCAAATCCGAGACCCTCCAGCAGCTGGTGAATCTTGAGAAATCCCACACCCTCCCCATGCACTGCACCATAAGCATCGTCGTCCGGGAAATGCTGGACCATCTGGTAAGCTCCCAGTTTCTGCCCGTTCGCAGCAACAATCTGATCCATTATACCTACAGCCTGGAGCTGGAAGAGTGA
- a CDS encoding leader peptide processing enzyme encodes MNKKTNTLLFVAAATVVNIILMFFFLVAGIVMLSLVLPRDVHPGLAQGAFILIFILAVIGSFLVYHRIMKLLASKIDLDKYFEPIFPKKKRG; translated from the coding sequence GTGAATAAGAAAACCAACACTCTGCTTTTTGTCGCCGCAGCCACGGTGGTAAATATCATACTTATGTTTTTCTTTCTTGTTGCGGGGATTGTCATGCTTTCCCTGGTATTGCCCCGGGACGTTCATCCCGGACTGGCCCAGGGGGCCTTCATTCTGATCTTTATTCTGGCGGTGATCGGTTCCTTTCTTGTGTATCACCGGATCATGAAGCTGCTGGCCTCGAAGATCGATCTGGACAAGTATTTCGAGCCGATTTTCCCGAAAAAGAAGAGAGGCTAG
- the lspA gene encoding signal peptidase II, with translation MNTTAADRPEKTKNLNLYLPLVLTAVIILADQLTKLLIVANIPYHTVGFAWGGDFLWILHTRNLGVAFSIGYGLPAAVRGIVFVLLPLAVLAGVLVYYFRTSELSVLQRWCIAVIIGGGLGNQIDRIFRPQGVVDFVSVKFYGIMGLERWPAFNVADASIVVGGILLAFSFLLQGREKTGKEERMKNEVENRE, from the coding sequence ATGAATACAACTGCAGCCGACAGACCGGAAAAAACGAAAAACCTGAATCTGTACCTGCCCCTTGTCCTGACCGCTGTAATTATCCTTGCGGACCAGCTGACCAAGCTTTTGATTGTTGCCAACATCCCCTATCATACGGTGGGTTTTGCCTGGGGAGGGGACTTCCTCTGGATTCTCCACACCAGGAACCTGGGAGTGGCCTTCAGTATCGGGTATGGCCTCCCTGCTGCCGTACGGGGGATTGTTTTTGTACTGTTGCCCCTGGCTGTGCTTGCGGGGGTCCTGGTTTACTATTTCAGAACCAGTGAACTGTCGGTATTGCAGCGCTGGTGCATCGCGGTTATTATCGGCGGCGGTCTCGGAAACCAGATCGACAGGATTTTCCGGCCCCAGGGGGTGGTGGATTTTGTCTCCGTCAAATTCTACGGTATCATGGGACTTGAACGCTGGCCGGCTTTCAATGTGGCGGACGCCTCCATAGTCGTCGGGGGTATCCTGCTGGCCTTCTCATTCCTGCTGCAGGGACGGGAGAAAACCGGGAAAGAGGAACGGATGAAGAACGAGGTGGAAAATCGTGAATAA
- a CDS encoding Nif3-like dinuclear metal center hexameric protein yields the protein MRLDEFHHYCRDLLCMDDFAAIDPSRNGIQVERREPELKKLVFAVDASLQTFRQAAELGADLVFVHHGIFWGRESVLTGAHYRRVRFLMEHDIALYAAHLPLDAHPELGNNGCMAAALGLSAAEPFGWYKGRSIGFKGVLPEPLELEEVLRRLDIEMADCNAVLPFGRPEIRTVGIISGGSSRDIRQAIEEDLDLFISGEGDHTIYHEAQENRINMLAVGHYASETWGVSAMAERVARDTGLETHFIDIPTGL from the coding sequence ATGCGATTGGACGAATTCCACCACTATTGCCGGGATCTGCTCTGCATGGATGATTTTGCCGCCATCGATCCCTCCAGAAACGGCATACAGGTTGAACGGCGGGAACCGGAACTGAAAAAGCTGGTATTTGCTGTAGACGCCTCGCTGCAGACCTTCAGGCAGGCTGCGGAGCTGGGGGCGGATCTGGTTTTTGTGCATCACGGCATCTTCTGGGGGAGGGAGTCGGTCCTCACCGGGGCCCACTACCGGCGTGTCCGCTTTCTGATGGAGCATGACATCGCCCTTTACGCCGCTCACCTTCCCCTTGATGCTCATCCTGAACTGGGTAACAACGGCTGTATGGCCGCCGCTCTGGGGCTTTCCGCTGCCGAGCCTTTCGGCTGGTACAAGGGCCGCAGCATAGGCTTCAAGGGGGTTCTTCCCGAACCCCTTGAACTGGAGGAGGTGCTTCGGCGGCTGGATATCGAGATGGCTGACTGCAACGCGGTTCTCCCCTTTGGCCGACCGGAGATCCGCACCGTGGGCATAATCTCAGGAGGGAGCAGCCGGGATATCCGGCAGGCCATCGAGGAAGACCTGGACCTCTTTATCTCCGGTGAAGGGGATCACACAATCTATCACGAAGCCCAGGAAAACCGGATAAACATGCTGGCCGTCGGACATTATGCGTCGGAAACCTGGGGGGTTTCCGCCATGGCCGAACGCGTCGCAAGGGATACCGGTCTCGAGACCCATTTTATCGATATTCCCACGGGCCTATAA
- a CDS encoding Lon protease family protein, translating into MNDAYRLGPHEVAFAIDPEQLKAIPFPEDDEQIIGQPRAVKALQMGTFIRAKGFNLVVSGIPGTGRHTAIRRILEELPPTKGPDRDIAFVYNFLRPEVPMVLYFPPGTARRFKQLIHDLVEKLKVLIKARLSSEVYKNRRDRLVSGIEKEENHRLAEFEAQLAAQGFAAVRVEDEGVLSTDIVPLIDGEAADFDQLQSMVASGALAEEEWERRREIYYRLMDEMRSIFSDLQLSRAAMEEELARLQADTVRPPLHTEMGELYRAFPQKQIRSYLEALEQDIIDRLFVFTGEEPAEDAAGNRIFLRYGVNILMEAGEGETPPVIYENNPTVQNLLGTIEFSMDMNGRGVMSFMSIRAGSLIRSSGGYLVIRLDDLLQEDGAWLQLKRVLQTEMVEIQPPQGMLGLPAPQIKPEAVSVDLKIILVADEGAYDILYNADSDFAKFFKICAEFDSSMDLNPDGIARYMSFMRRSLKNSGGPEISWDGMAEIIAYGAYLADQRDKLSTQFSLISDLLAEASYWAGKSGKREIDGETVQLALRERNYLFNLPEEKLEELILQGDILISIEGEEIGKVNGLAIHDRGYYAFGMPTLITARVAPGEEGLVNIEREVGLSGEIHDKGILILDGYLRARYAVDFPLAMYATICFEQSYSEIDGDSASSTEMYALLSAAGRLPLRQDIAVTGSMNQMGQIQPVGGISEKISGFFNICKKRGLSGRQGVIIPDQNRKNLFLPPEIRDAVKDGRFHIYPVSTIDQGMEILTGIPAGEPGRDGRFPPKSLNGRVERELRAMALLVKQFNN; encoded by the coding sequence ATGAATGATGCTTACCGTCTGGGACCCCACGAGGTCGCCTTTGCCATTGACCCGGAACAACTGAAGGCCATTCCTTTCCCTGAGGATGATGAGCAGATAATCGGCCAGCCCAGGGCCGTTAAGGCCCTCCAGATGGGCACGTTTATCCGCGCCAAGGGATTCAACCTGGTCGTTTCCGGGATTCCCGGAACCGGACGGCATACGGCGATCCGGCGTATCCTGGAGGAGCTTCCCCCCACGAAAGGTCCGGACCGGGATATCGCTTTCGTCTACAACTTCCTGCGCCCAGAAGTTCCCATGGTGCTCTACTTTCCCCCGGGGACTGCCCGGCGCTTTAAACAGCTCATCCACGATCTCGTGGAGAAGCTTAAGGTCCTTATCAAGGCGCGGCTCTCCAGCGAGGTCTACAAGAACCGCCGGGACAGGCTCGTTTCGGGAATCGAAAAGGAAGAAAACCACCGCCTGGCAGAATTCGAAGCCCAGCTGGCAGCCCAGGGTTTTGCGGCGGTCCGGGTGGAGGATGAAGGCGTCCTGTCCACGGATATTGTTCCCCTCATCGACGGCGAAGCAGCCGATTTCGACCAGCTCCAGAGCATGGTGGCCTCGGGTGCCCTGGCGGAGGAGGAGTGGGAACGCCGCAGAGAGATCTACTACCGTCTGATGGACGAGATGCGTTCCATCTTCAGCGATCTGCAGCTTTCCAGGGCAGCCATGGAAGAGGAGCTCGCCCGTCTGCAGGCCGATACCGTTCGTCCTCCCCTGCATACCGAAATGGGAGAACTCTACCGGGCCTTTCCCCAGAAACAGATCCGTTCCTACCTCGAGGCCCTGGAACAGGACATCATCGACCGTCTGTTTGTTTTCACCGGAGAAGAACCCGCGGAAGACGCAGCGGGGAACAGAATCTTCCTGCGTTACGGGGTCAATATTCTTATGGAAGCCGGGGAAGGAGAGACTCCCCCGGTAATCTACGAGAACAATCCGACAGTCCAGAACCTTCTGGGAACCATCGAGTTCTCCATGGACATGAACGGACGGGGAGTAATGAGCTTCATGTCCATCAGGGCAGGCTCCCTGATCCGCTCATCCGGAGGATACCTGGTCATCCGTCTTGACGATCTGCTCCAGGAGGACGGCGCATGGCTTCAGCTCAAGCGGGTACTGCAGACCGAAATGGTGGAGATTCAGCCCCCCCAGGGAATGCTGGGACTTCCGGCGCCGCAGATCAAACCCGAGGCGGTCTCCGTTGACCTGAAGATTATCCTCGTGGCAGACGAAGGAGCCTACGATATTCTCTACAATGCAGACTCGGATTTTGCAAAATTCTTCAAGATCTGCGCCGAATTCGACAGCAGCATGGACCTCAATCCCGACGGCATTGCCCGCTACATGAGTTTCATGCGCCGATCCCTGAAGAATTCCGGGGGCCCGGAAATCTCCTGGGACGGTATGGCCGAGATAATCGCCTACGGAGCCTATCTTGCGGACCAGAGGGATAAACTCTCCACCCAGTTTTCCCTTATCTCGGATCTGCTTGCGGAGGCCTCCTACTGGGCAGGGAAAAGCGGCAAGCGGGAGATAGACGGAGAAACCGTTCAGCTCGCATTGCGGGAGCGGAACTACCTCTTCAACCTTCCCGAAGAAAAGCTCGAAGAACTGATCCTCCAGGGGGATATTCTCATCAGCATCGAAGGAGAAGAGATCGGCAAGGTCAATGGCCTGGCCATACATGACCGGGGATACTACGCCTTCGGCATGCCCACCCTCATCACCGCCAGGGTCGCTCCCGGAGAAGAGGGTCTGGTTAATATTGAGCGGGAGGTGGGCCTCTCCGGGGAAATTCACGACAAAGGGATACTGATCCTTGACGGCTACCTTCGGGCACGCTACGCCGTGGATTTTCCCCTGGCCATGTATGCCACAATCTGTTTCGAACAGTCCTACAGCGAAATAGACGGTGACTCCGCCTCTTCCACCGAGATGTACGCCCTGCTCTCCGCCGCCGGCAGGCTCCCCCTGCGGCAGGATATAGCCGTAACCGGCAGCATGAACCAGATGGGACAGATACAGCCGGTGGGAGGTATCAGCGAAAAAATCTCCGGCTTTTTCAACATCTGTAAAAAGAGAGGCTTAAGCGGCCGGCAGGGAGTAATTATTCCCGATCAGAACAGGAAGAACCTTTTTCTCCCCCCGGAAATCCGGGATGCCGTGAAGGACGGGCGGTTTCATATCTACCCCGTAAGCACCATCGATCAGGGGATGGAAATCCTCACCGGCATACCGGCGGGAGAACCGGGACGGGACGGACGGTTCCCGCCCAAGTCGTTAAACGGCCGGGTCGAACGGGAACTGAGGGCCATGGCCCTCCTGGTCAAGCAATTTAATAATTGA
- a CDS encoding HDOD domain-containing protein, with product MSKAVDVEKIKRAARNSIPISIKTFTLPHETEEYMERILEIFLSEFGQDQLSSRIGYCMRELAVNAKKANTKRIYFKEKSLDINDPRQYEEGMERFKQETLDNIDYYLNKQKDAGLYVKVVYHAKGNAFTMSIHNNSRISRKEQIRVYDRIARSRAFDSMEEALSSVMDDSEGAGLGIVILVLMLKKMGLDEDAFDIDVDGDETIARITVPFSAVHLENINELSREIVNEINELPQFPDNIVYLQKLISDPDSEISDIARQISTDPSLTADLLKHVNSAQFMLPKRVDNIVEAVKLVGFRGIKNLLYSFGTLKILDSNQRWLWDHSYRTAFYAYNLAKNFKRRKELLDDAYVGGILHDMGKIIFSNVHPNLLEKIQGFCTDRNIHRDFIEDLSAGLNHAEIGALIAEKWNFPVSLIEAIRYHHDPLAAHNEFRDVVYTVYLANALCGYERGDIEYDQLETEVIRDFGITSQDKLDMVQQRLSLAFDDERNKKL from the coding sequence ATGTCAAAAGCAGTTGATGTCGAAAAAATAAAACGGGCAGCAAGGAATTCCATTCCAATTTCGATAAAAACCTTTACCCTTCCCCATGAAACTGAAGAGTACATGGAAAGAATTCTCGAGATTTTTCTCTCGGAATTCGGTCAGGATCAGCTCTCCAGCCGCATCGGTTACTGCATGCGGGAGCTTGCGGTCAATGCAAAAAAAGCGAACACAAAACGGATCTATTTCAAGGAAAAGAGCCTCGATATCAACGATCCCCGGCAGTACGAAGAAGGAATGGAACGCTTCAAGCAGGAAACCCTGGACAACATCGACTATTACCTGAACAAGCAGAAAGACGCCGGTCTCTACGTAAAGGTCGTCTACCATGCCAAGGGCAATGCCTTTACCATGAGCATCCATAACAATTCCCGCATCTCCCGCAAGGAACAGATCAGGGTCTACGACCGCATCGCCCGTTCCCGGGCCTTCGATTCCATGGAAGAGGCCCTCTCCTCGGTGATGGATGATTCCGAGGGAGCCGGGCTGGGAATCGTGATTCTGGTACTGATGCTGAAAAAGATGGGCCTGGACGAGGACGCCTTTGATATCGATGTGGACGGAGACGAAACCATTGCCCGGATTACCGTACCTTTCTCTGCGGTACACCTGGAGAATATCAACGAACTATCCAGGGAGATCGTCAACGAGATCAACGAGCTGCCCCAGTTTCCCGACAATATCGTCTACCTTCAGAAACTGATCAGTGATCCCGATTCGGAGATCTCCGATATCGCCAGGCAGATCAGCACCGACCCCTCCCTGACGGCGGACCTTCTCAAGCACGTAAACTCGGCCCAGTTCATGCTGCCCAAGAGGGTCGACAACATTGTGGAGGCCGTCAAACTGGTGGGCTTCCGGGGTATCAAGAATCTGCTCTACTCCTTCGGAACCCTTAAAATCCTCGATTCAAACCAGCGCTGGCTCTGGGACCACAGTTACCGGACCGCTTTTTACGCCTATAACCTGGCAAAGAACTTTAAACGCAGGAAGGAGCTGCTGGATGACGCCTATGTGGGGGGCATTCTGCACGATATGGGAAAAATCATCTTCTCCAATGTACATCCCAACCTTCTGGAGAAGATCCAGGGCTTCTGCACGGACCGTAATATTCACCGCGACTTCATCGAAGACCTGAGCGCCGGACTGAATCACGCCGAAATCGGGGCACTGATCGCAGAAAAGTGGAACTTCCCCGTATCCCTTATCGAAGCCATCCGTTACCACCATGATCCCCTGGCCGCTCACAACGAGTTCCGGGACGTTGTTTACACCGTCTATCTGGCCAACGCCCTCTGCGGGTATGAGCGGGGTGATATAGAATATGATCAGCTGGAAACCGAAGTTATCCGGGATTTCGGAATCACCTCCCAGGATAAGCTGGATATGGTGCAGCAGCGCCTGTCCCTAGCCTTTGACGACGAACGAAACAAGAAATTGTAA
- a CDS encoding glutaredoxin family protein, whose amino-acid sequence MAVRIYTTPSCVYCNKAKQYFRENHISFTEYNVANDMRRAEEMVKKSGQMGVPVVDVNGKIIVGFNQPEIERALHR is encoded by the coding sequence ATGGCAGTAAGAATCTACACCACTCCAAGCTGTGTATACTGCAATAAGGCGAAACAGTATTTCAGAGAAAATCACATCTCCTTTACGGAGTATAATGTGGCCAATGATATGCGCCGGGCGGAAGAAATGGTAAAGAAGTCGGGCCAGATGGGTGTTCCGGTGGTGGATGTAAACGGCAAGATCATCGTGGGGTTCAACCAGCCGGAGATTGAACGCGCCCTGCATCGCTAG
- a CDS encoding TrmH family RNA methyltransferase has product MIALRKLAGLSTKNRLRKAAELLRGFEAEIRASRPVDSYYLAGLCETLVRSDTADAVRERAVKLEERLRKAGLSLSGPLSPDFGRECGVICTIILTELGTALADWDLRIPGTELLDSGARRVLPVDLFLEDLRSPFNVGNIFRSAEAFGVRHIYLSPATPSPEQPRASRSSMGASLAVPWSVCSLQEACLASGDSGNGTQVIALETGGTGIGSYSFPSGGLLLLGNEEWGLSEEALLRADVRLSIPMGGAKASLNVSVAAAITLQRWFESRQ; this is encoded by the coding sequence ATGATCGCCCTGCGAAAGCTGGCGGGACTGTCGACGAAAAACCGTCTGCGTAAGGCTGCTGAGCTTCTTCGCGGCTTTGAGGCCGAGATACGGGCGTCCAGACCGGTGGACAGCTATTATCTGGCGGGACTGTGCGAAACCCTGGTACGTTCCGATACGGCGGACGCCGTACGGGAACGGGCGGTAAAGCTGGAAGAGCGGCTGCGAAAAGCCGGTCTTAGCCTGTCTGGCCCCCTGTCGCCTGACTTTGGCAGAGAATGCGGGGTAATCTGCACTATTATTCTGACAGAACTTGGAACAGCCCTGGCGGACTGGGATCTGCGGATCCCCGGAACAGAGCTTCTCGATTCCGGAGCGCGACGTGTGCTGCCCGTCGATCTTTTTCTGGAAGACCTGCGTTCTCCCTTCAATGTAGGGAATATTTTTCGCTCCGCCGAAGCCTTCGGGGTGCGGCATATATACCTGAGTCCAGCCACACCGAGCCCCGAACAGCCCAGGGCAAGCCGTAGTTCCATGGGTGCGTCTCTGGCGGTCCCGTGGTCGGTGTGTAGCCTTCAGGAGGCCTGTCTTGCCTCCGGCGACAGTGGGAACGGCACGCAGGTCATTGCCCTGGAAACCGGAGGCACCGGTATCGGGTCGTACTCATTTCCTTCCGGGGGGCTGCTTTTGCTGGGGAACGAGGAGTGGGGCCTGAGTGAGGAGGCCCTGTTACGGGCCGATGTCAGGCTCTCCATCCCCATGGGCGGGGCCAAGGCCTCCCTGAATGTTTCAGTGGCCGCCGCCATTACTCTTCAGCGCTGGTTCGAGTCCAGGCAATAA
- a CDS encoding iron-containing alcohol dehydrogenase — MPCPKARIRTILIVMDSLAFYMPGRVIFGLDSRLRLGTEARRFGSRALVITETAFRSSALLKELRSSLESAGVETISYAGIGAESTSRAGEECLDLAKSARVQMIIGFGGLRVLSLAKAVAAFGAGISDLDSLKEKGEAGTSVYPYIEVPTSCRNPFMLREDFFLIDARNRHSSVFRRREAFPNLVILDPRYAAGLSERNRSAILLDTMLSSLEGYFSQSSNFISNTIFLRSLGLLAGCIGSVHEEDPSGPDLCLYQAGLLSAFGLTMGSPGMGSAVAITAGGLFQVPKSGIAALMLPVILEYGRRACPAKLARMAPILEEDTRRMGTPAAADTVIASLRRKIDSLQLPLRFSDYGLGPRELPVLADAATAMGLADQMPQALDQEELLNLLKEVL; from the coding sequence TTGCCCTGCCCAAAAGCACGGATCCGTACTATACTCATCGTCATGGACAGTCTCGCCTTTTATATGCCCGGAAGGGTCATCTTCGGCCTCGACTCCCGCCTGCGTCTGGGAACCGAAGCCCGCAGGTTCGGTTCCAGGGCACTCGTCATTACCGAAACAGCCTTTCGATCCTCAGCACTGCTGAAGGAGCTGCGTTCCAGCCTGGAGAGCGCCGGGGTCGAGACAATCAGCTATGCCGGGATAGGCGCAGAATCAACGAGCAGGGCCGGAGAGGAGTGCCTCGATCTGGCTAAATCCGCCAGAGTCCAGATGATTATCGGCTTCGGCGGCCTGCGGGTCCTTTCCCTGGCAAAGGCGGTGGCCGCCTTCGGCGCGGGTATCTCTGATCTCGACAGCCTCAAGGAGAAAGGGGAGGCCGGCACATCCGTCTATCCCTATATCGAGGTTCCCACCTCCTGCAGAAACCCCTTTATGCTGCGGGAGGATTTTTTTCTCATCGATGCCCGTAACCGACACAGCTCTGTTTTTCGTCGCAGAGAGGCTTTTCCGAACCTGGTCATCCTGGATCCGCGGTATGCGGCGGGCCTGTCCGAACGGAACCGTTCCGCCATTCTTCTGGATACGATGCTGAGTTCCCTGGAAGGCTATTTCTCCCAAAGCAGCAATTTTATCTCCAATACGATTTTTCTGCGCTCCCTCGGGCTGCTTGCCGGGTGTATCGGTTCGGTGCATGAAGAGGACCCTTCCGGGCCTGATCTCTGTTTGTACCAGGCAGGGCTGCTCTCTGCCTTCGGCCTGACCATGGGATCCCCGGGAATGGGAAGTGCTGTGGCCATAACAGCGGGAGGTCTGTTTCAGGTGCCGAAATCCGGGATTGCGGCCCTGATGCTGCCGGTGATTCTGGAATACGGACGCAGGGCCTGTCCCGCCAAACTTGCCCGTATGGCTCCCATCCTCGAGGAGGACACCCGCAGAATGGGGACTCCCGCTGCGGCTGATACGGTTATCGCCTCCCTGCGGCGCAAAATCGATTCGCTGCAGCTTCCGCTGCGTTTCAGCGACTACGGACTCGGCCCCCGGGAGCTTCCGGTCCTGGCGGATGCGGCGACAGCAATGGGCCTGGCCGACCAGATGCCCCAAGCCCTGGATCAGGAGGAGCTCCTAAACCTGCTGAAAGAGGTCCTATGA
- a CDS encoding flagellar biosynthesis anti-sigma factor FlgM, with protein MTIEGLGPIDSISKLKKNSNTSKPEKVVEKDSVNVSSEAKNLAELYQVNEAVKNSADIRMDRVEEVKRKLEDPNYINDKVIEMVADNIMKNFGL; from the coding sequence ATGACAATTGAGGGTCTTGGACCGATAGATTCAATCTCAAAACTCAAGAAGAACAGCAACACTTCCAAACCGGAAAAAGTGGTGGAGAAGGATTCAGTCAACGTATCCTCAGAGGCGAAGAATCTTGCCGAGCTCTACCAGGTTAATGAGGCTGTGAAAAACAGCGCGGATATACGCATGGACCGTGTTGAGGAAGTAAAGCGAAAACTTGAAGATCCGAACTATATCAACGACAAGGTCATCGAGATGGTTGCGGACAACATAATGAAGAATTTCGGCCTCTAA